From Malaciobacter mytili LMG 24559:
GTATAAAATTTATCATTTTTAACACCATTTACTTCTATTCCCAATTCTTCTATTAAGTTTTTACCATAATTTACAAGAATTTTTCTATTTATAGAAGAATACTCATTATTTAGAAGATTATATCCATTGATATTAATATAAATAGCATAATAGTTTTTAGAAAGCTCTATTGATTTAAAATCATTAAAATTTGAATAATATAAACTTAAAGATAAAAATACCTTTGTATATATAGAAATAAGATGTGAAGCAACGCTATTTTCATTTATGTAATCAACTAAAATTTTAGAAAGTTCTTCATCTAAAACAAAATTATTGTGTCTTATTAATTTATTGATTATCACATCACAAATATTTAGTTTATAAAACTCTAAATAGTCATTGTGAAACTTCTCCATACTAAGGAATTTTCTTAGAATCTCAATTAAAGTATCATTTTTAATATCACTATACAAAGTAATTGCATAGATGATTTGAATAGTAGAATTATCAAATTGTTTATTACTAAAAAAATCATTAATAATAATATCAACGCTATCTTCACAATTTCCACTATAAATAAAAATATAATTATTAATTAGATGTTTTTTTAACTCAAAAATAGTTTTAATTTTTGGTATATTTGTATGAACTATTACTTCTTCATATAAATCTAAAATATTTTTAAATAATGCCAAATCTTTATATTCATTATATTCATACTCACTTTCTAATTTATAAATCATATTTGATAAAAGAGTAGAAATAGTATTTAAAAATAGTTTATATTCTTTTAATTCATTTGAATTTCCAAAAGAAGTATTCTTTGAAAGTTGATACCCTGCAATTGATTTTTCAAAGTTAAAATAAAACTCATCAATTACATCAAAAAGTTTTCTATTTGTAATATCAATATAAGGAATATGGGCATAATAAAATAGTAATTTCCCTAAGATATTATTTAAAATATTTACTTTTTCTTCATTTAGTGAAATTTTAAATTTTAAGATATTTATAGTTTCAGTTAAAATCTCAATAATAGGATTTATTGTTTTTTTTCTTTGTACATCACTTGAGTTTATTTTACATAAAACATTAATAATTTCTATTAGTAAAGTATAGTGAGCAAAAAGTAGTTCAAATTCTTCTTTTATATTTTGGTTTTTTTCTAATTTTTCTTCATATTCTCTAAAAAGTGAAGAAAGATTATCTAAATTGTAAGATATATAATTTTCAAAAATATTAAAATTTTTTCCAAAAGATAGTAAATTAATTATAGTTACAATTTCTTTAAAAACTATAGTTTTCTTATCAAAAAAGATATTATCGATTTTTATTATTATATTTTTTATTAAAAAACTTCTAAAATTGATGTTATGTAGAAGTTGATTTTTTATATCATCAGGAAGAGTTTGATTTTTTATAAATAGTTCTCCAATGTAGTTAATCAATGATTTATAATCATCCTCTACATCAAATAAAAACGAGTTGTTTTTTGATGAAATTTTATATTTTGTGATAATATTAGTTACTGCTATATCTTCTTCTTCTAAATCCAAATAAGCTGTAGCATTATAGTCATCTAGCATCAACTCTTCTCCCAATTAAATTAAAACATTATATGATTTTTTTACTTACTAATCTTTAAAAACAAAAATTAACCAATATTAAATCTTTTTATCTAAAAATTATTATAATTAAATATTATTTAATAATTTATTATATTATAAGCCTTGAAGTAAAATATTCCATAAGTAATCAATTTCTTCATCTGTAAAATTAATTAGTGAGTTTTCTTCAAACATCTCTTTTACTTTATCTATAGAAAAAATCTTTGAAAAAGTGCATTGTGGATGAGCAGGTAAAAAGCTTCTAACTAAAGAGATTTTATCTTCAATTTCAATATCACATAAAAAACAAGTATAATCAGTATGTAGTCTTCCTTCATATTCAAGAAGTTTTAAATAAGCTTGAAGTATTGCTCTTTTTTCATTTTGTTTTATCATCATATGAACTAATTCATTTAATAAATTAAAATAAAATTCATCTATTTCTTCAATATCTCTAAAGTGTGAATTAAAAAGCTTTATAAATCTTTGCCAAGCATACATTTTTTGTGAATTTAATATCCACTGATAATTTAATTGCATAACATCCCTAAGCCTTGAAATATCACTTTTTAAGCTACCTTCTAGTTCAAAGTCTATTTTATAGCCTATATTTATAGTTGAATGTCTTGCTCCATAGAATCTATATGTAGTATAAATTCTATTTTCTGTTAGTATTATTACTATTAAATCATCATCTTTAACGGGTTTTATATCTAAGATATAGCCTTGCATCTATTAAAATACCTATATGTTTGTTTATTTGTAATACAATTTTTCTAAAAAATTATAACAAATCTAAAATAGATATATGCTTCATACGAATTTTATGGTATGATATTTGATAAATATAGGAAAGGAAATTTAATGGCAGAATTTAAAAATGTTACTGTTTCAAAAGCAGCTAATATCTTTTTTGAAGGAAGAATTACAAGTAGATCTATTATATTTGAAGATGGTAGTAGAAAAACACTTGGTATTATGCTTCCAGGAGAGTATGAACTAAATACTGTTCATAAAGAAGTTATGGATATTCAAACAGGTGTTTTAGAAGTAATGTTACCTGCGGAGGATTGGATGGAAGTTAAAGGACCTGCTTCTTTTGAAATCCCATCAAACTCAAAATTTAAATTAAGAGTAAAAAGTTTAGTTGACTATTGCTGCTCTTTTATTAAATAAGCTGTTATTAACAATGCGATTAAATCGCATTGTCATATGGCTTAGTAAAATAAGCTTTCTTTTACCTCTTCAAATTTTAAAACTTTTTTCCCATAATGTGACTCTTTAAAGCTTTTTGCAGATTTTTCATCTTTAAAAGGAATTAACTCTTCTCCCATTGGGCCATACACATTTGAACCAATAACATAATAGGCTTTTTTCCCATCTATTTCTTCTAAAGTATAATAGTCTGTTACTTTTATCTCTTGTATTTGTTCTTTTTTGTGATTATGTGCATATTTAGAAGGATTAAAGTAGAACTTAAACATATCTTTTGTTCCATCAAAATAATGAGTATGTTCATTTACACTCATTTTTGCAGCCCATTTTGGAAACTTAGCTACAAACATACCACAAACTGGACATTTCACATCTGTTGGAATTTGCATTTTTTTATTATCATCTGTTGCATAAGCTGGGTTAAAAGTATAAATTGCAACTGCTTGTAGCATATCAGGTTTTAGGTTTTTGCAAACTTTATTATCAATTAAATATTGTTTAGCTTCTCCCACTGAATTAAAAGAAGGAAGTTCTTTTTTATTGCACATTGTTTCAAAAATTTTTTTACCTTTTTTTGCAACTTTTTCTCTTTTTTTATCTACCATCATCTCATCTTTTGGTAAAGCTTTTGTTGCAATTTCTAAAGCTTCATTAAATGTTTTTAGTTCACCACCATTTTTAGAGATAAATTCAAGTGCTGCTTCTTTTTGTAAAAAAGCATATTTACTTACCATACTCATAGTTCCTTTTATTGAACTTCCAACTACATAATAAGCTTTTGTTGCATCTATTAATTTTAAAGATTTTGTATCTACAACCTCTACTTTTTTTATCTTATTGCCAAAATTTTCATTTATTTTTGCAAAACAATGAAGTGAACAATATTGTTCTTTATGTCCATTTTTAAACTCCACTGCATGAGAAGTTTTATAAAATTTTGTAAGATTCATTCCACATACATTACAAAACTCTTTACTACTATCTATTTTTACTAAAGTTGCATCTTTTTTATTAACAGTTTGAAACATTTGATTATTTTGTGATGCAAAAACACTAAATGTTAAAAATAGCATTATTATTGAGATTTTTTTAAGCATTTAACTCTCCTACTTTTTTCTATGATTTTAGTAAAAAAGAGTTAATTATTTGTTAAAAAATAATATATTAAAAATTTATTTTTTTAAAATATCTTTAGGTCTTATTTTGAACTCTTTATAAAAGGCATTTGTGAAATTATTTGCAAATTTATAACCTATTTGTAAAGCTACTTCATTAATATTATATTCTCCACTTTGAAGCATATTTTTTGCAAGTTTCATTTTGTGAGTTAGTAATAACTGATAAGGAGTAGTTTTATATAACTGTTTAAATCCTTTTTTTAGTTTTACTTCACTTAAATGAACCCTTTTAGCAAGAGTAACTATTGAAGGTGGATTTTGTAAATTCTCTAATAAAATTTCTTTTGCTTTTAAAATAGCATTTTTATCATATTCATCAAGAGTTATTTCTTCTTTATTTTTTTGAAGCTTGGAAATTTCTAAAGATAATAACTCAAAAACTTTCCCTTGTATATACATATTTCTTAATTCCCCAATTAATTTGCAATTTAATATATCATTTAATAAAAATTGAGATTCTAAACTAGTTAAACTAAAATCTAATAATTGCAAATTTTCTTTATTATAAAAAAATTTTTCAACTAGAGATTTTTGGAAATTTCTTTTTAGAAAATTTTCATTTAAAATTAATCTAATTTGGCTTATTTGTTTATCTTTAAACTCTCTAAAACCTTCTGTATTTTTAAATAAAGATATTGTTGTAAATCCTTCTTTGAAGGGTAAAGTTTTTTTATCATAATTATTTGTGTAAGTTGAATTACCTTTAGTACATATTGTTATAACAAATTTTCTTTCATTTTGTTTTTTTGCTTCTAAAAATATAGGATTTTTAATATTATAATCTGTTTTTAAAAATAAAAGACCCTCTTGCAAATATATTTTCTCCATATAATCTACTCCTATTTCAGAAGGAAAACTATTTTTTATAATATTATTTTCACAATTAAAATTGGAATTTATTAAATCTTTTAAATACAATCTTGACATTTTAACCTTCTATAATAGAAATAAAACCTTTTATAATATTATTGATATTGACTATCAATATTTAAGAATTATATACTATAAATATTAAATTTTTATAAAAGGTAAAAATAAATGAAAAAAACAAAAGTATTATTATCTTTTTCTTTATTGCTTATAACTGAACTATTAGCAAAGAATATTACTGCATTAGATGATATTACCGTAACTGCACAAAAGAAAGAAGAAAGAGTTATTGATGTACCTATTAGTTTAAGTGTATTTGATGAAATATCAATTGAAGATAAATCTATCTCATCTTTAGAAGATATTGGAAAATATACTCCAAATTTGATACTTTATAATACAGGACAAGAGGGATTAATCGTTCCTTCAATTAGAGGAATAAGTGGAAATGTTTTATCTTATTCAACACCTGTAGGGCTTTATGTTGATGGGATTCCAACTACTAGTGCTTTTGGTTTTGATGACGCATTAGGTGATATTGAAAGAATAGAGGTTTTAAGAGGGCCACAAGGAACACTTTATGGTAAAAATTCTGAAGCTGGAGTTATAAATATCATTACAAAACAGCCAAATAATGAAATAAGTGGAAAAATCTTTTCAACAATAGGAAATAATAAAAGAAAAGATGTTGGATTTAATATATCAGGGCCAATAGTAAAAGATAAATTTTATGTAGGTGTTACTTATAAACATCAACAAAAAGATGGTTTTATAAAAAATAGTCTTACAAATGAGTATATAAATGATAAAAAAAGTGATTATGGAAAACTTATTTTACGAACTACTCCAACTGATAATTTAGATTTATCCTTAATAATCTCAAAAAATAAAGAAGATAATGGTGCTCATAATTGGGTAAGTTCTAAAGATAACAAAAAGGAAGTAAGTTCAAATCTAAAAGGTTATTCAACTCCTATAGATACCACTTATGCTTTGAATATTAATTATAATTTAGATGAATATTCTAAAATAAAATCAATAACTACAAAAAAAGAGTATAAAGATAAAGCTATTGTAGATGCAGATATGACTCCTTTGACTTTAAGGCATATATATAAAAATAATGAATTAAATACAATTTCTCAAGAATTAAGATATGAAACTTTATTTGATAAAGTAGAACTAATTTCAGGAATATATTTAGATAAAAAAAATGATGATTTACATACAAGAATAGTAACTCCTTTTAATCCAACAGGCTTTGCCAATCCACAAGAAATGAATTCAAAAAGTGTTGGAATTTTTACAAATATTATTTATCCATTAAATGAAGATTGGATTTTAAAAGCAGGAGTTCGGTATGACAAAGAAAAAAAACAATTAGAAGTTAAAAATACAAATATTGATTTAGAAAGTAGTTATAGCAATATTTCTCCAAAAATAGGAATTCAATACAATATAAATCAAAATCAAATGAGTTATTTTACAATAGCAAAAGGTTATAGAAGTGGTGGATTTAATCCCTATGCTCCAGTAAATAAACAAGCTTATGGTGAAGAAAAGTTAATCTCTTATGAGCTGGGATATAAAGGTATATTTTTTGATAATCGTCTAAAATTTAATACAAATATTTATTATATGGATATAAAAGATATGCAAGTTGAAGAGGCACCAGTTGCTGGTACTATTTATATGGTAAATGCAGCAACGGCAACTTCAAAAGGTTTTGAAATGGAAGTTGAAGGAATGATAACTAATGAATTAACTTTATTTGCAAGTGTTGGAATAAATAAAACAACATTTGATAATTTTAGTGATTTAGCAGGTAATTATAGTGGAAATTATAATCTTCTTGCTCCCAAATATAATTTTAATATAGGAACTCAGTATAGAGCAAATAATGGCTTATATGCAAGAGTTGATTTTAATGGTTATGGAAAAACATATTTTGATAAAGCAAACACAAACTATCAAAAAGCGTATAGCTTAGTAAATATGAAAATGGGTTATGAAACAAATAATTTTGATATATATTTTTATGTAAATAATCTATTGGATAAAAATTATGATGCTATTGGTGCATATTTTAATGGAACAACAACTATTTTAAGAGAAGAACAAGAGTTTGGTATTAAATTAGCTTATAGATTTTAAGGAGTTTAAATGAAAAATATAAATAAATATTTAAATATGTTATTAATTCAACAAAAAACAGAAATTTTAGAAATAGCTTTAAATTTAAAAATTTTTAAATTAATACAAGAAGGTGTAAATAGAGTTTTTGATATTTCTTTAAAAATAAAAATAGATGATTCTAAAACTAAAATATTATTGGATAGTTTAGTTTTTATGGAATTACTTGAAGTAAAACAAGATAAATATTATGTTACACAATTTGCTAAAGAATTTTTTATTTGTGGAACTTCTTCATATTGTGGTGATGTTTTTTTACATAGAAAACAAATGATAGAAAATGGAAAAAAGATGATTAAATCACTATTAGAAGAAGATATAAAATTAAAAGATAATAAAACTGCAAAACTTTGGGCTGATGCTTCAAAAAAATTTTTAAAGCAAGAACAAAGAAATCTAATTGCTCCAATTGCACTTGATATTATAAAAAATTTAAAAGAGTTTAATTTTATAAATAAAATGCTTGACTTAGGTTGTGCTTCTGGAATTGTTGGTTTAGAAATTAC
This genomic window contains:
- the recO gene encoding recombination protein RecO, whose product is MQGYILDIKPVKDDDLIVIILTENRIYTTYRFYGARHSTINIGYKIDFELEGSLKSDISRLRDVMQLNYQWILNSQKMYAWQRFIKLFNSHFRDIEEIDEFYFNLLNELVHMMIKQNEKRAILQAYLKLLEYEGRLHTDYTCFLCDIEIEDKISLVRSFLPAHPQCTFSKIFSIDKVKEMFEENSLINFTDEEIDYLWNILLQGL
- the ppnP gene encoding pyrimidine/purine nucleoside phosphorylase, whose product is MAEFKNVTVSKAANIFFEGRITSRSIIFEDGSRKTLGIMLPGEYELNTVHKEVMDIQTGVLEVMLPAEDWMEVKGPASFEIPSNSKFKLRVKSLVDYCCSFIK
- a CDS encoding nitrous oxide reductase accessory protein NosL, with the translated sequence MLKKISIIMLFLTFSVFASQNNQMFQTVNKKDATLVKIDSSKEFCNVCGMNLTKFYKTSHAVEFKNGHKEQYCSLHCFAKINENFGNKIKKVEVVDTKSLKLIDATKAYYVVGSSIKGTMSMVSKYAFLQKEAALEFISKNGGELKTFNEALEIATKALPKDEMMVDKKREKVAKKGKKIFETMCNKKELPSFNSVGEAKQYLIDNKVCKNLKPDMLQAVAIYTFNPAYATDDNKKMQIPTDVKCPVCGMFVAKFPKWAAKMSVNEHTHYFDGTKDMFKFYFNPSKYAHNHKKEQIQEIKVTDYYTLEEIDGKKAYYVIGSNVYGPMGEELIPFKDEKSAKSFKESHYGKKVLKFEEVKESLFY
- a CDS encoding helix-turn-helix domain-containing protein, which encodes MSRLYLKDLINSNFNCENNIIKNSFPSEIGVDYMEKIYLQEGLLFLKTDYNIKNPIFLEAKKQNERKFVITICTKGNSTYTNNYDKKTLPFKEGFTTISLFKNTEGFREFKDKQISQIRLILNENFLKRNFQKSLVEKFFYNKENLQLLDFSLTSLESQFLLNDILNCKLIGELRNMYIQGKVFELLSLEISKLQKNKEEITLDEYDKNAILKAKEILLENLQNPPSIVTLAKRVHLSEVKLKKGFKQLYKTTPYQLLLTHKMKLAKNMLQSGEYNINEVALQIGYKFANNFTNAFYKEFKIRPKDILKK
- a CDS encoding TonB-dependent receptor, producing MKKTKVLLSFSLLLITELLAKNITALDDITVTAQKKEERVIDVPISLSVFDEISIEDKSISSLEDIGKYTPNLILYNTGQEGLIVPSIRGISGNVLSYSTPVGLYVDGIPTTSAFGFDDALGDIERIEVLRGPQGTLYGKNSEAGVINIITKQPNNEISGKIFSTIGNNKRKDVGFNISGPIVKDKFYVGVTYKHQQKDGFIKNSLTNEYINDKKSDYGKLILRTTPTDNLDLSLIISKNKEDNGAHNWVSSKDNKKEVSSNLKGYSTPIDTTYALNINYNLDEYSKIKSITTKKEYKDKAIVDADMTPLTLRHIYKNNELNTISQELRYETLFDKVELISGIYLDKKNDDLHTRIVTPFNPTGFANPQEMNSKSVGIFTNIIYPLNEDWILKAGVRYDKEKKQLEVKNTNIDLESSYSNISPKIGIQYNINQNQMSYFTIAKGYRSGGFNPYAPVNKQAYGEEKLISYELGYKGIFFDNRLKFNTNIYYMDIKDMQVEEAPVAGTIYMVNAATATSKGFEMEVEGMITNELTLFASVGINKTTFDNFSDLAGNYSGNYNLLAPKYNFNIGTQYRANNGLYARVDFNGYGKTYFDKANTNYQKAYSLVNMKMGYETNNFDIYFYVNNLLDKNYDAIGAYFNGTTTILREEQEFGIKLAYRF
- a CDS encoding methyltransferase: MKNINKYLNMLLIQQKTEILEIALNLKIFKLIQEGVNRVFDISLKIKIDDSKTKILLDSLVFMELLEVKQDKYYVTQFAKEFFICGTSSYCGDVFLHRKQMIENGKKMIKSLLEEDIKLKDNKTAKLWADASKKFLKQEQRNLIAPIALDIIKNLKEFNFINKMLDLGCASGIVGLEITKNHPTLKTTLFDYKEVTDIAKEHIKEYKLEKQVTVLSGDIEKDEIGTNYDLIWCSNIFYFFKNKKEVIEKIYNSLSPNGILVSCHVEIDTKNNLDENSFFYFLSLNLQGKNILKPMELSKIFEEVGFSTINSYTTYKTPMTPSQIHICKK